The following proteins are encoded in a genomic region of Burkholderia gladioli:
- a CDS encoding PLP-dependent aminotransferase family protein — protein MRASVLSDWLAQRLVRGGGAQPIYRQLHRLLQQAILSRELPAGTRVPSSRLLATELGIARNTVTQVYEQLVLEGYVSSATGRGTFVADTSPDEIVGAAERDGVEGGRRGAAADAGWPGEAARTAPAAAPEPDFGPSPNPAAEAGISPAAALRRPLARTLSARGARLVAGAGVSKRQGGAFMPGVPDVSRFPARIWTRLHNKYWRRLRPDLLTYAPGGGLASMREALADYLRTSRSVRCSPEQIVITTGIHQSIDLATRLLTDPGDVIWTEDPCYWGVRSVLHVSGLTTRPIPVDEEGIAPSAEDLATPPRLMLVTPSHQYPLGMVMSLARRRMLLEYARQHGAWIIEDDYDSEFRYGSRPLASLQGLDGSGQVIYVGSFGKTLFPGLRVGYLVAPEPLAESFATASAELYREGQLLQQAVLAEFIAEGHFVSHIRKMRALYGLRRQTLLDVLARRYGDALPAVGGDAGLHLVMRLPDGADDRAVAQAALERNIVVRALSGYYADPSRAAPGLLLGYACVPEDEIGPAFETLAEAIDEVVFAKRGG, from the coding sequence TTGAGGGCGAGCGTTTTGTCGGATTGGCTGGCGCAGCGGCTGGTGCGCGGCGGCGGCGCGCAGCCGATCTATCGGCAACTGCATCGGCTGCTGCAGCAGGCGATCCTGTCGCGCGAGTTGCCGGCCGGCACGCGCGTGCCCTCGTCGCGGCTGCTCGCCACCGAGCTGGGGATCGCGCGCAATACGGTCACCCAGGTCTACGAGCAACTGGTGCTGGAGGGTTACGTGAGCTCGGCGACCGGGCGCGGCACCTTCGTGGCCGATACCTCGCCCGACGAGATCGTCGGCGCGGCCGAGCGCGATGGGGTCGAGGGGGGCCGCCGGGGCGCGGCGGCCGACGCAGGCTGGCCGGGCGAGGCGGCGAGGACGGCGCCGGCCGCCGCGCCCGAGCCGGACTTCGGCCCGTCGCCCAATCCGGCCGCCGAAGCCGGCATCTCGCCCGCCGCGGCGTTGCGGCGCCCGCTGGCGCGCACGCTGTCCGCGCGCGGCGCGCGGCTGGTGGCCGGCGCCGGCGTCTCCAAACGGCAGGGCGGCGCCTTCATGCCGGGCGTGCCCGACGTGTCGCGCTTCCCGGCCCGGATCTGGACCCGCCTGCACAACAAATACTGGCGCCGCCTGCGGCCCGACCTGCTGACCTACGCGCCGGGCGGCGGGCTCGCCTCGATGCGCGAGGCGCTGGCCGACTATCTGCGCACCTCGCGCTCGGTGCGCTGCTCGCCCGAGCAGATCGTGATCACCACCGGCATCCACCAGTCGATCGACCTGGCCACGCGCCTGCTGACCGATCCCGGCGACGTGATCTGGACCGAGGATCCCTGCTACTGGGGCGTGCGCAGCGTGCTGCACGTCTCGGGGCTGACCACGCGGCCGATCCCCGTCGACGAGGAAGGCATCGCGCCGAGCGCCGAGGATCTCGCCACGCCGCCCCGGCTGATGCTGGTCACCCCTTCGCACCAGTACCCGCTCGGCATGGTGATGAGCCTCGCGCGGCGGCGCATGCTGCTCGAATACGCGCGCCAGCACGGCGCCTGGATCATCGAGGACGACTACGACAGCGAATTCCGCTACGGCAGCCGGCCGCTGGCCTCGCTGCAGGGGCTCGACGGCAGCGGGCAGGTGATCTACGTGGGGAGCTTCGGCAAGACGCTGTTCCCGGGGCTGCGGGTGGGTTACCTGGTGGCGCCAGAGCCGCTGGCCGAAAGCTTTGCGACCGCCAGCGCCGAGCTGTATCGCGAGGGGCAACTGCTGCAGCAGGCGGTGCTGGCGGAATTCATCGCGGAAGGGCATTTCGTGTCGCACATCCGCAAGATGCGCGCGTTGTACGGCCTGCGGCGGCAGACGCTGCTCGACGTGCTGGCGCGCCGCTACGGCGACGCGCTGCCGGCGGTGGGCGGCGACGCGGGCCTGCACCTGGTGATGCGCCTGCCCGACGGCGCCGACGATCGCGCCGTGGCGCAGGCCGCGCTCGAGCGCAATATCGTGGTGCGCGCGCTGTCCGGCTATTACGCCGATCCCTCGCGCGCGGCGCCGGGGCTGCTGCTCGGTTACGCCTGCGTGCCCGAGGACGAGATCGGGCCGGCCTTCGAGACGCTGGCCGAGGCGATCGACGAGGTGGTGTTCGCGAAGCGCGGCGGCTAG
- a CDS encoding ABC transporter substrate-binding protein produces the protein MAGLAGLVSLPALADVKIGVTVSATGPAASLGIAQKNTIALLPREIAGQKIDYIVLDDASDPSHAVQNARKLSSEDHVDALVGSTIVPNSLAMLDIAAQSGTPMIALAAAASIVAPMDAKRGWVFKTPQNDALMAGAIAQNMVEHHVKTVGFIGFADAYGESWLNEFGKAAAKAGIQLVASERYARNDTSVTGQVLKIVSRNPDAVLIAGAGSPAALPQKTLKERGYKGLYYQTHGVANGDFLRLCGKDCEGTFLPAGPLLVAEQLPDSNPVKASALVYRRAYDGAYGAGSTSTFGGNAWDAGLLLQQAIPVALKQGQPGTAAFRSALRTALENTRDLRTSQGVVNMTPTDHSGLDERARVMVEIVGGGWRLVPN, from the coding sequence ATGGCCGGCCTCGCCGGGCTCGTCAGCCTGCCGGCGCTGGCCGACGTGAAGATCGGCGTGACCGTCTCGGCCACCGGCCCGGCCGCCTCGCTCGGCATTGCGCAGAAGAATACGATCGCGCTGCTGCCCAGGGAGATCGCCGGGCAGAAGATCGACTACATCGTGCTCGACGACGCTTCCGATCCCTCGCACGCGGTGCAGAACGCACGCAAGCTCAGCAGCGAGGACCATGTCGACGCGCTGGTCGGCTCGACCATCGTGCCGAACTCGCTGGCGATGCTCGATATCGCCGCGCAGTCCGGCACGCCGATGATCGCGCTGGCCGCGGCCGCCTCGATCGTGGCGCCGATGGACGCCAAGCGCGGCTGGGTCTTCAAGACGCCGCAGAACGACGCGCTGATGGCCGGCGCGATCGCGCAGAACATGGTCGAGCATCATGTGAAGACGGTCGGCTTCATCGGCTTCGCGGATGCCTATGGCGAAAGCTGGCTCAACGAATTCGGCAAGGCGGCCGCGAAGGCCGGCATCCAGCTGGTCGCCAGCGAGCGCTACGCGCGCAACGACACCTCGGTCACCGGCCAGGTGCTGAAGATCGTCTCGCGCAATCCCGATGCGGTGCTGATCGCCGGCGCCGGCTCGCCGGCCGCGCTGCCGCAGAAGACGCTCAAGGAGCGCGGCTACAAGGGCCTCTACTACCAGACCCACGGCGTGGCGAACGGCGATTTCCTGCGCCTGTGCGGCAAGGATTGCGAAGGCACCTTCCTGCCGGCCGGCCCCTTGCTGGTGGCCGAGCAACTGCCCGATTCGAACCCCGTGAAGGCGAGCGCGCTGGTTTATCGGCGCGCCTATGACGGCGCCTATGGCGCGGGCAGCACCTCGACCTTCGGCGGCAATGCCTGGGATGCGGGCCTGTTGCTGCAGCAGGCGATTCCCGTCGCGCTGAAGCAGGGCCAGCCGGGTACCGCGGCGTTTCGCTCGGCGCTGCGCACCGCGCTCGAGAACACCAGGGATCTGCGGACCTCGCAGGGTGTCGTCAACATGACGCCGACCGATCACTCGGGCCTCGACGAGCGCGCGCGCGTGATGGTCGAGATCGTGGGCGGCGGCTGGCGACTGGTGCCGAACTGA
- a CDS encoding addiction module antidote protein, whose amino-acid sequence MPDYAEFDAADYLDNDETVAEFLAVAAEDPDPAVFLAAVAAVARARGMTKVASEAGLGRVTLHKALTPGAHPRYETVQKILRSLGLRMTFTVAH is encoded by the coding sequence ATGCCCGATTACGCCGAATTCGATGCGGCCGACTATCTCGACAATGACGAAACCGTGGCGGAATTTCTCGCGGTTGCGGCAGAGGATCCCGATCCCGCAGTGTTCCTTGCTGCCGTGGCCGCTGTCGCACGCGCGCGCGGGATGACCAAGGTGGCGTCGGAAGCCGGCCTTGGACGGGTCACCTTGCACAAGGCGCTGACGCCTGGCGCTCACCCTCGATATGAGACCGTGCAGAAGATCCTGCGCTCGCTGGGCCTTCGCATGACCTTCACCGTCGCCCACTGA
- a CDS encoding type II toxin-antitoxin system RelE/ParE family toxin yields MLRSSEFTNWLSSLRDQRGKARIAARLISAQLGNFGEYRVIGEGVREMKVDFGPGYRIYYVRRAEIVYVLLCGGDKSTQKKDIKRALQMARELKE; encoded by the coding sequence TTGCTGCGCTCCAGTGAATTCACAAACTGGCTTTCCAGCCTGCGTGATCAGCGCGGCAAAGCCCGAATCGCCGCACGCCTGATCAGTGCCCAGCTAGGCAATTTTGGCGAGTACCGCGTGATAGGCGAAGGCGTCCGCGAAATGAAGGTCGACTTCGGGCCGGGTTATCGCATCTACTATGTCCGTCGCGCCGAGATCGTCTATGTCCTTCTCTGCGGTGGCGATAAATCTACACAGAAAAAAGACATCAAGCGCGCGCTCCAGATGGCGCGCGAACTGAAGGAGTAA
- a CDS encoding ketopantoate reductase family protein gives MKVVVMGAGAVGCFYGGMLARAGQDVVLIGRARHVEAIGAQGLRFESAHFDERVPVRASTDPAVAAEADLVLVCVKSDDTVEAAEALRPHLKREAIVVSLQNGIDNAATLEAALSRPAIAAAVYVACEMADAGHLRHHGRGDLIIGTAAGSEAVARCFEQAGVPTLVSANIAAALWDKLVLNCSYNAISALVQLPFGAVSALPAAEQAMRDVLAECLAVARAEGVRMDLDAGSQYARIRRTIPGGQYSSMAQDFARGRATEIAHLNGAIVRRGAALGVATPVNQMLVALIGLVETRMGGEREAAGTREAVAA, from the coding sequence ATGAAGGTAGTGGTGATGGGCGCGGGCGCCGTGGGGTGCTTCTATGGCGGGATGCTGGCGCGGGCCGGCCAGGACGTGGTGCTGATCGGGCGAGCGCGGCATGTCGAGGCGATCGGCGCGCAGGGCCTGCGCTTCGAATCCGCGCATTTCGACGAGCGCGTCCCGGTGCGGGCGAGCACCGATCCGGCGGTGGCCGCCGAGGCCGACCTGGTGCTGGTCTGCGTGAAATCGGACGATACCGTCGAGGCGGCCGAGGCATTGCGCCCGCACCTGAAACGCGAGGCGATCGTGGTGTCGCTGCAGAACGGCATCGACAACGCGGCGACCCTCGAGGCCGCGCTGAGCCGCCCCGCGATCGCCGCGGCTGTCTACGTGGCCTGCGAGATGGCCGATGCCGGGCATCTCCGGCATCACGGGCGTGGCGACCTGATCATCGGGACCGCGGCCGGCAGCGAGGCGGTGGCGCGGTGCTTCGAGCAAGCCGGCGTGCCGACCCTGGTCTCCGCAAACATAGCCGCGGCCTTGTGGGACAAGCTGGTGTTGAACTGCTCGTACAACGCCATCTCGGCGCTGGTGCAACTGCCGTTCGGCGCGGTCAGCGCCCTGCCGGCGGCCGAGCAGGCGATGCGCGACGTGCTCGCCGAATGCCTGGCCGTCGCCCGCGCCGAGGGCGTGCGGATGGATCTCGATGCCGGCAGCCAGTACGCGCGCATTCGTCGGACTATCCCGGGCGGCCAGTATTCCTCGATGGCACAGGATTTCGCGCGCGGCCGCGCCACCGAGATCGCGCATCTGAACGGCGCGATCGTGCGGCGTGGCGCGGCGCTGGGGGTGGCGACGCCGGTCAATCAGATGCTGGTGGCGCTGATCGGCTTGGTCGAGACGCGGATGGGAGGTGAGCGGGAAGCGGCGGGGACGCGCGAGGCGGTGGCGGCTTGA
- a CDS encoding Lrp/AsnC family transcriptional regulator produces MKLDKTDVTILNALQRNAHVKAVELAEELSISPSPLYRRIRLLEEAGVIKDYVAVLDQDKVGYPVNAYVSVAVEKSADTLAAFERVIRGCDEVMECYLMTGAYDYMIRVVANDIPGIERFVMSRLATIEGVRDVSTAITLRRVQYKTGLPVKVVER; encoded by the coding sequence ATGAAGCTCGACAAGACCGATGTGACGATCCTCAACGCGCTGCAGCGCAACGCGCACGTGAAGGCGGTCGAACTGGCCGAGGAACTGTCGATCTCGCCCTCGCCGCTGTACCGGCGCATCCGCCTGCTGGAGGAGGCGGGCGTGATCAAGGACTACGTCGCGGTGCTCGACCAGGACAAGGTGGGTTATCCCGTCAACGCCTACGTGTCGGTGGCGGTGGAGAAGTCGGCCGATACGCTGGCGGCTTTCGAACGCGTGATCCGCGGCTGCGACGAGGTGATGGAGTGCTACCTGATGACGGGCGCCTACGACTACATGATCCGCGTGGTCGCGAACGACATCCCGGGCATCGAGCGCTTCGTGATGTCGAGGCTGGCCACCATCGAGGGCGTGCGCGACGTCAGCACGGCGATCACGCTGCGCCGCGTGCAGTACAAGACGGGCTTGCCGGTGAAGGTGGTGGAGCGCTGA
- a CDS encoding DMT family transporter, with the protein MDHLLVALVLFSALLHAIWNAFLHVSEDRVIQLGTMAVPYLVAGVAGALWLPAPAAAAWPYIAASALLEIGYCVALLRAYRSGEFSQIYPIARGSSPLLVALFAFAALGERPSAFALAGIALVSGGIISLALRRGLRLSGESVPYAVLTGVFIAAYSVVDGIGVRLAGNSLSYICWVYLLWNVPQFVLVCALRGGPRALLAPSATLWRGVAAGTCALGAYAIVTLAYRYLPVATVSALRETSSIFAIGIGWFAMREQPTPRRLLACAMVVAGAVLIRM; encoded by the coding sequence ATGGATCATCTGCTCGTCGCCCTCGTGCTGTTCTCCGCGCTGCTGCACGCGATCTGGAATGCCTTCCTGCACGTCAGCGAGGATCGCGTGATCCAGCTCGGGACGATGGCCGTGCCCTACCTCGTCGCCGGGGTGGCCGGCGCGCTGTGGCTGCCGGCGCCGGCCGCGGCCGCGTGGCCCTACATCGCGGCCTCGGCCCTGCTCGAGATCGGCTATTGCGTGGCCCTGCTGCGCGCCTATCGCAGCGGCGAATTCAGCCAGATCTACCCGATCGCGCGCGGCAGCTCCCCGCTGCTGGTCGCGCTGTTCGCCTTTGCCGCGCTCGGCGAACGGCCCTCGGCCTTCGCGCTGGCCGGCATCGCCCTGGTTTCCGGCGGCATCATCTCGCTGGCGCTGCGGCGCGGCCTGCGCCTGTCCGGCGAGAGCGTGCCCTATGCGGTGCTGACCGGCGTGTTCATCGCCGCGTATTCGGTGGTGGACGGCATCGGCGTGCGCCTGGCCGGCAATTCGCTGTCTTATATCTGCTGGGTCTACCTGCTGTGGAACGTGCCGCAGTTCGTGCTGGTCTGCGCGCTGCGCGGCGGCCCGCGCGCGCTGCTGGCGCCGAGCGCCACGCTCTGGCGTGGCGTGGCCGCCGGCACCTGCGCGCTGGGCGCCTATGCGATCGTCACGCTGGCCTACCGCTACCTGCCGGTGGCCACCGTCTCGGCGCTGCGCGAGACCAGCTCGATCTTCGCGATCGGCATCGGCTGGTTCGCCATGCGCGAGCAGCCCACCCCGCGGCGCCTGCTGGCCTGCGCGATGGTGGTGGCGGGCGCCGTGCTGATCCGGATGTAG
- the selD gene encoding selenide, water dikinase SelD: protein MNSNPQSNQPPRLTSLSHGGGCGCKIAPGVLADLLKRNAPPALFPDLLVGTETADDAAVYRLNDEQAIVATTDFFMPIVDDPYDFGRIAATNALSDVYAMGGKPILALALVGMPINVLPHETIAAVLKGGEAVCAEAGIPVAGGHSIDSVEPIYGLAALGLVHPSRVKRNAGARAGDVLVLGKPLGVGVLSAALKKNQLDAAGYAAMIAATTKLNRPGAELAALPGVHAMTDVTGFGLLGHGLEVARGAGLTARVRYAALPWLAGAEAFAEAGVVTGASGRNWAAYGAEVRLGDGLPSIAQALLTDPQTSGGLLVACAPDSVDEVLACFHADGFAQAAVIGELVDGAPRIEVN from the coding sequence ATGAACTCGAACCCGCAATCGAATCAGCCGCCGCGCCTGACCAGCCTGTCGCACGGCGGCGGCTGCGGCTGCAAGATCGCACCGGGCGTGCTGGCCGACCTGCTCAAGCGCAATGCGCCGCCCGCGCTGTTCCCCGACCTGTTGGTCGGCACCGAGACCGCCGACGATGCCGCCGTCTACCGGCTCAACGACGAGCAGGCGATCGTCGCCACCACCGACTTCTTCATGCCGATCGTCGACGATCCCTACGACTTCGGCCGGATCGCCGCCACCAATGCGCTGTCCGACGTCTACGCGATGGGCGGCAAGCCGATCCTGGCGCTGGCCCTGGTCGGCATGCCGATCAACGTGTTGCCGCACGAGACCATCGCGGCGGTGCTCAAGGGCGGCGAGGCGGTCTGCGCCGAGGCGGGCATTCCCGTCGCGGGTGGCCATTCGATCGACTCGGTCGAGCCGATCTACGGGCTGGCCGCGCTGGGCCTGGTGCATCCGTCGCGCGTCAAGCGCAACGCGGGCGCGCGCGCCGGCGACGTGCTGGTGCTCGGCAAGCCGCTCGGTGTCGGCGTGCTGTCGGCCGCGCTGAAGAAGAACCAGCTCGACGCCGCCGGCTACGCGGCGATGATCGCGGCCACCACCAAGCTGAACCGGCCCGGCGCGGAGTTGGCCGCGCTGCCGGGCGTGCACGCGATGACCGACGTGACCGGTTTCGGCCTGCTCGGCCATGGGCTCGAGGTGGCGCGCGGCGCGGGGCTGACGGCGCGCGTGCGTTATGCCGCGCTGCCCTGGCTGGCCGGCGCCGAGGCGTTCGCCGAGGCCGGCGTGGTGACCGGCGCGTCGGGGCGCAACTGGGCCGCCTATGGCGCCGAGGTGCGGCTCGGCGACGGTCTGCCCTCGATCGCGCAGGCCTTGCTGACCGATCCGCAAACCTCGGGCGGCCTGCTGGTGGCCTGCGCGCCCGACAGCGTCGACGAGGTGCTGGCCTGCTTCCACGCCGACGGTTTCGCGCAGGCGGCCGTGATCGGCGAACTGGTCGACGGCGCGCCGCGTATCGAGGTGAACTGA